The Silvibacterium dinghuense DNA window CTATAAGCAGATTGGAGAGATACTCAAGCTGAGTGAATCGGCTACAAAATCACTCCTCTTCCGGGCTTATCAGACCCTGCGGGAAAAGTTGAAGGAGTTTGCCTGAGGCGGCGAGCGCGCCTGCCGGAACAAGGGGTTCCGGCGAATCAGCCCGAGAGCAGTACTGGTGACATAATGACCTGCCAAACGACAAAAACGAAACTGCCCCAAACAGTCCTGATGGACCTGCTGGCTGACGAGACGGGACACGAGCCCGCTTTAGCCGAAGCACGCAACCACGTGCAGCAGTGCCCGGAGTGCGCCGGCGAACTGGCCGAGCTTGCAGCCACGATGGCTGCGCTCGACGCCTGGGAAGCGCCCGAGCCCTCGCCCTACTTCCATGCCCGGATGTCCGCGCTGCTGCGCGAAGAGCGCGCCGCGGCTCCAGCCGGGTTTTTCGAACGCCTGAAGACCAGGCTCCTTTTCGGCTCGAATGTACAACTGCGCCCGGTTGCGGTCGGAGCGCTGGCCCTGCTGCTGCTGATCGGCGGCGGCACCTATGCCGGACTCATGTCCACCACCCCGGCACCGGCGCATACCTCGGCCACCATTCAGGACCTGCAGTCGCTCGATGAGAACCAGGCCGTATTCCAGCAGTTGAATGCACTTGACCAGCAGGACACGGAGATCGATAACGCCCCGGCGGCAAACAACAGCCTGTAGGCCGAACAGCCATCCGCGGAAGCCGGTGATCCTGCCTGCTTCCGCACCGCAGCACCCATCAGCCGCCGAAGAGCGGCCATGCCTTGGAAGACGATGACCATGAGGGAACGCAAGCACATGTCGACGGGCCAGCATCGCTGGCTGGATGGCGGAGGTCTGTTCCGCCTGCGCCGGCTTCGTGTGCATGCTGTCCTTGCGACCTGCCTCTTCAGCCTGTCTGCAGCATGGTCCCAGGCCACACGTCCCGCACAGCCCCAAGCGGCGGCCCCGGCACAGCGATCCATGCCTGAGGTGCGGCAAGGTACGCAGCCTTCCCCCGCAACGTCTCGCCCCGGCCAGCAACATCTCCCCGACTGGTACAACAGCCATCGGAACCAGAGCACGCAGCAGCAGATCGACGCCCTGCGCCGTGAACCCGGCTTTCAGAGCCTGCCTGCAGACCAGCAGCAAAGGCTCATTAACCGCCTGCAGGCACTCGATGCCATGACACCGGAAGAGCGTCAGCGCCGGATGGCCCGCAACGAAGCATTCGAAAAGCTGTCTCCGGAGCGCAAGCAGGAAGTTCGCGGCGCCACGCAGGCTTTACAACAGATGCGACCGGATCGCCAGCAGGTGGTGCGCCGGGCCTTCCAGCAATTGCGCCGGATGCCTCCTGCGCAGCGCCAGCAGCTGCTGAGCTCCCAGGTTTATGGCGGCCAATTTACGCCGCAGGAGCGGACCGTACTCGGAAATCTGCTCTCTGTCGAGCCCTACCAGGTGCCGCAGAGCATTCCTCAGCCCTATTTCGGCCGTCCCTGATACTCCCCTGACATCCGCGCAGGCAAAACCGGCCCCTGAACGGCGGCCGGTTCCTCTTGCTCAAAGCAGGTGTGACTCAGTCCTCGTCGGACTCGTCGTCTCCATCATCGGCGTCATGGCCGGTTCCCGCCTCGCCAGGGTTCACAAGATCGCGAAGTTCCTTGCTGGGCTTGAAATACGGCACACGTTTGGCGGGTACATCCACCTTGGCCCCAGTTTTGGGGTTGCGGCCAATACGGGGCTTCCGCTGCCGGATACGGAAGCTTCCGAACCCACGGATTTCGATCTTGTCTCCCGACTTCAATGCCCCGATCACTGCGTCGAAGATGGTATCTACAATCACTTCGCCGTCACGCCGAGTCAGATCGCCGAGATTCGTCACTTCCTCAACCAGGTCTGCCTTTGTCATGGTGAGCCGCGCTTCGCCTCCAGTTAACTCCTTAACACAATAGTAGATGCGGCAAATTCGCGCATCTGCATAACTAATTTTCTTCTCCGCCCGCTAAAAAAGATGACAGCCGATACGAAACTTGAGGAATCGCTCTCCGTTTTATGAGGGAAGCGTATGATATTTAATGGCGTTTTGTGAACAGTAAGGTCTCTTCCGTGCCCATTCAGATCAGTATTGTTGTTCCCGCGTATAACGAAAGTGCCCGTATCGGACGCACGCTCGAGGACGTTCTGCGCATCATCGCCGAACGCCAGTGGGACGCCGAAGTACTCGTCGTCAACGACGGTTCCACCGACAACACCGCCGCCATCGTGCAGGGTTTCATGGCTTCGCATCCGCGGCTGCGCCTGATCGAGAACCCCGGTAATCGCGGCAAAGGCTACAGCGTGCGCCACGGCATGCTCGAGGCCATCGGCAATATTGTGATGTTCACCGATGCCGACCTCTCCGCCCCGATGGAGGAGGCGGAACGGCTCTTCGCTGCCATCCAGAATGGCGCGGATGTGGCCATCGGCTCACGCTGGCTCGACCGCGGACGCCAGACCGTGCATCAGCCGCTCTACCGGCAGTTTTTCGGCCGCTGCTTCAACGCTGTTACGCGCATGGTGATGAATCTACCCTTCGCCGATACCCAGTGCGGCTTCAAGGCCTTCACCCGTCCGGCGGCGCGCACCATCTTCCAACTGCAGCGCATCGAGCGCTGGGGCTTCGATCCCGAGATCCTGTTCATTGCCATCAAACGCGGCTATCGCGTACAGGAGGTCCCGGTTACCTGGGGGCACGATGAACGTTCCCGCATCAGCTATCTCAAGGATGGCATCAAGATGCTCGAGGAGTTGGTCTACGTGCGCTGGAATGCCCTCACCGGCGTCTACAGCCGCGAGGTCAAGGAATACCCAGTCGAAATTCCCGCCACCAAGTTCTAACTCCAAGCAGAGAGAGCGCCATGACGGCGCTCTCTCTCAATCCTGCCCGGCATCAGGCGGCACGTTTCACTGTAAAAACTACGACGCCAGAGGCTGTTCCTGTAGCGGGATCGGACTCTTTAGCTCTTCTACCCGGCGCACTTCGAAACGCGCGCGGTTCACGGCACGCACCCCCTCGGCCGTCCGCTCCAGAATCATGGACTGCGAACATTTCCCGCAGAGCCAGTAATGCTCCATACGATGAGCCTTCGACTCGTCGTCCTTTCCCGGCGTACGAACAGCATCGAACACGAAGATCCGCCCTTCGCGCAGATAGTGCAGTGGCTTTGCACAGTCAGGATTCGCGCAACTGTTTAGCATGGATGCTCCTGAGATGGGGAATCTCCCCGGCTGACTTTCTCGTGCTTTCTATAGGACTGTCCGGTGCCCCAAATCGTTGCTCAAATCCTGCTCCAACGAAGCACCTGCTTCAGGCACTACTTTTGCCCAACTCTACTTGAGATGCCCCCTGACCAAATACAGGTATCCGATGAAAATTCGCCGGAATCACTCTATCCCCCGCATCCCCTGGTTTCATTTCGGTCTTTCTTGGGCAGGCATGACCCCAGCCCGATACTGCATCCCTGTGAGACAATAGCCAGTTGGCGCGGCCTCCCCCGGATTGCTTCCCTCACCTTCCGATAAGCCCTCGACCGATCGAATTCACGATTATTTCTGTCACGATGCCCATCCTTCGTTCTGCTTTTATTGCCCTGTCGCGGAATCAGCCTCTCCGCCGTTTTTCTGAAAGCTCCACAGCCGGCCGCCGCATGTCCTCGCGCTTTGTCGCAGGCATGACCATCAGTGAAGCCGTTGCCGCCGCCGAGGCGCTGCAGGCTCACGGGATCGCTTCTACCCTCGATAGTCTCGGCGAGAACGTCACCACCCC harbors:
- a CDS encoding dolichyl-phosphate beta-glucosyltransferase; this translates as MNSKVSSVPIQISIVVPAYNESARIGRTLEDVLRIIAERQWDAEVLVVNDGSTDNTAAIVQGFMASHPRLRLIENPGNRGKGYSVRHGMLEAIGNIVMFTDADLSAPMEEAERLFAAIQNGADVAIGSRWLDRGRQTVHQPLYRQFFGRCFNAVTRMVMNLPFADTQCGFKAFTRPAARTIFQLQRIERWGFDPEILFIAIKRGYRVQEVPVTWGHDERSRISYLKDGIKMLEELVYVRWNALTGVYSREVKEYPVEIPATKF
- a CDS encoding HU family DNA-binding protein, coding for MTKADLVEEVTNLGDLTRRDGEVIVDTIFDAVIGALKSGDKIEIRGFGSFRIRQRKPRIGRNPKTGAKVDVPAKRVPYFKPSKELRDLVNPGEAGTGHDADDGDDESDED
- a CDS encoding DUF3106 domain-containing protein, whose product is MPWKTMTMRERKHMSTGQHRWLDGGGLFRLRRLRVHAVLATCLFSLSAAWSQATRPAQPQAAAPAQRSMPEVRQGTQPSPATSRPGQQHLPDWYNSHRNQSTQQQIDALRREPGFQSLPADQQQRLINRLQALDAMTPEERQRRMARNEAFEKLSPERKQEVRGATQALQQMRPDRQQVVRRAFQQLRRMPPAQRQQLLSSQVYGGQFTPQERTVLGNLLSVEPYQVPQSIPQPYFGRP